A single genomic interval of Flavobacterium sp. N2820 harbors:
- the menA gene encoding 1,4-dihydroxy-2-naphthoate octaprenyltransferase: MRKIEFMNIKPWIQAARLRTLPLSVSGIIVGSAYAYYQGFSDWRIVVLALLTTLGLQVLSNYANDYGDGIKGTDANRIGEKRLVAAGIITAEQMKKAVIITAILTFIIALLLIYVAFGKENFALSLIYILLGMGSIGAAIKYTVGKSAYGYSGFGDLFVFIFFGLVSVIGSNFLFTKELDGILFLPAFAIGCLSVAVLNLNNMRDIENDKIAGKNTLVVKLGSENAKVYQYGLIISALLLLILFGNQLLFSFPQYSFALVFIILFNHLKTVNKNKIPKELDSELKKVALSTFLVSILLAVSLVFLS, translated from the coding sequence ATGAGAAAAATAGAATTTATGAACATAAAACCATGGATACAAGCCGCACGATTACGAACCTTACCACTTTCTGTTTCTGGAATAATTGTGGGTAGCGCTTATGCTTATTATCAAGGATTCTCTGATTGGAGAATCGTGGTTTTGGCATTGTTAACTACGTTAGGTTTACAAGTGTTGTCCAATTATGCAAACGATTATGGAGATGGCATAAAAGGAACTGATGCTAACAGAATTGGCGAAAAACGTTTAGTCGCAGCAGGAATAATCACAGCAGAGCAAATGAAAAAAGCCGTAATAATCACCGCAATTTTGACTTTTATTATAGCGTTATTGTTAATTTACGTTGCATTCGGAAAAGAAAATTTCGCACTAAGTTTGATTTATATCTTGCTAGGAATGGGTTCAATTGGTGCAGCTATTAAATACACAGTTGGAAAAAGCGCCTATGGTTACAGTGGTTTTGGCGATTTGTTTGTGTTTATTTTCTTTGGGTTGGTTTCAGTTATTGGTTCTAATTTTTTATTTACAAAGGAATTAGACGGTATCCTTTTCTTACCCGCATTTGCCATTGGGTGTCTTAGTGTTGCCGTTCTAAATTTAAACAATATGCGCGATATTGAAAACGATAAAATCGCAGGAAAAAATACGTTAGTTGTGAAATTAGGTTCAGAAAACGCAAAAGTATATCAGTATGGATTGATAATTTCTGCTTTGCTCTTATTGATTCTTTTTGGAAATCAATTATTATTTTCATTCCCACAATACAGTTTTGCTTTGGTTTTTATTATTTTGTTCAATCATTTAAAAACAGTAAATAAAAACAAGATTCCTAAAGAACTTGATTCTGAATTGAAAAAAGTAGCCTTGAGTACTTTTTTAGTTAGTATACTTTTAGCTGTAAGTTTAGTATTTTTGTCTTAA
- a CDS encoding metal-dependent hydrolase, whose amino-acid sequence MKITFYGHACIGITINDVHILVDPFISGNPKASHIDINTLEADFILLTHAHQDHILDVEAIAKRTDAVVVSNYEIASYFGNKGFNFHPMNHGGSWDFEFGTVKYVIAHHTSSFPDGSYGGQPGGFVIEGEHKNIYIAGDTALTMDMKLIPMRTKLDLAILPIGSNFTMDVEDAIIASDFVQCDKVLGYHFDTFGYIEINHEEAKRKFFDKGKDLMLLEIGQSIEL is encoded by the coding sequence ATGAAAATCACATTTTACGGACACGCTTGTATTGGAATTACCATAAATGATGTTCACATTTTAGTTGATCCATTTATTTCGGGAAACCCAAAAGCGTCTCATATCGATATTAATACACTGGAAGCTGATTTTATATTACTCACGCACGCGCATCAAGACCATATTTTAGACGTAGAAGCAATCGCAAAACGAACTGACGCTGTAGTTGTATCAAATTACGAAATTGCTTCTTATTTTGGAAATAAAGGCTTTAATTTTCATCCAATGAACCACGGAGGAAGTTGGGATTTTGAGTTCGGAACCGTAAAATATGTAATCGCACATCACACTTCGTCTTTTCCTGATGGAAGTTATGGCGGTCAACCAGGTGGATTTGTTATCGAAGGTGAACACAAAAATATCTACATAGCAGGTGATACTGCTTTAACAATGGATATGAAATTAATTCCTATGCGAACCAAATTAGATTTAGCGATTTTACCTATTGGAAGTAATTTTACAATGGATGTGGAAGATGCGATTATTGCTTCCGATTTTGTACAATGCGATAAAGTTTTAGGGTATCATTTTGATACATTTGGTTACATTGAAATCAATCATGAAGAAGCTAAACGTAAATTTTTCGACAAAGGAAAAGATTTGATGTTATTAGAAATTGGCCAAAGTATTGAATTGTAA
- a CDS encoding tetratricopeptide repeat protein: MNKLLYFVFAFFFSTSFFAQKDGFWDKERATTKEISLSAGKRTLIKAEDLPVGTTEFVYRITVLDENQKLTSSLVSVLKAIPDPTGISQGTAGAIHLTSAISGDDKCTYALFQEANAANSFLKEGKTDRACWEQKEKVNKEAKLISSSSLCLTNLPNLWFGFESQNWVMNQKIVLEVVPWVDYKASRGWDKTAKNEVVTIGKKLEWYKVSPNKELFLAQFIESFTEKYKYSEFKQLLSIEKNKTILEIQEIAIKKTNQFDFYLDKIRAESILLNRNGKVEEAVLKIQNEIIAKKYAKDVDYGLLGDIYLFSKQYAKAEESIEKAIKMNPSELRYHLILAHVYLFTDRVSEAKDIHKMYKDQNISSKETWIKQTNYDFVEFGLKGFPTDNFKKISRILE, from the coding sequence ATGAACAAACTATTATATTTCGTATTCGCCTTCTTCTTTTCCACTTCGTTTTTTGCTCAAAAAGATGGTTTTTGGGATAAAGAACGGGCAACTACAAAAGAAATTAGCCTTTCAGCAGGAAAACGAACACTAATTAAAGCAGAAGATTTACCCGTTGGAACAACCGAATTTGTATATAGAATTACCGTTTTAGACGAAAATCAAAAATTAACTTCGAGTTTGGTTTCGGTGTTAAAAGCCATTCCTGATCCAACTGGAATTAGCCAAGGAACAGCTGGAGCGATTCATTTAACATCTGCCATTTCGGGCGATGATAAATGTACCTATGCTTTGTTTCAAGAAGCAAATGCAGCTAATTCATTTTTGAAAGAAGGAAAAACGGATAGAGCTTGTTGGGAACAAAAAGAAAAAGTAAACAAAGAAGCAAAGTTGATTTCGTCATCTTCATTATGTTTGACCAATTTACCTAATTTATGGTTTGGATTTGAAAGTCAAAATTGGGTTATGAACCAAAAAATCGTCTTGGAAGTCGTGCCTTGGGTTGATTATAAAGCAAGTAGAGGTTGGGATAAAACCGCTAAAAATGAGGTTGTAACAATTGGTAAAAAATTAGAATGGTATAAAGTCTCACCAAATAAAGAATTGTTTTTAGCTCAATTTATCGAAAGTTTTACTGAAAAGTATAAATATTCAGAATTTAAACAATTGTTATCAATTGAAAAGAATAAAACTATTTTAGAAATACAAGAAATTGCTATAAAAAAAACGAATCAATTCGATTTTTATTTGGATAAAATTAGAGCAGAATCCATTCTTTTAAATAGAAATGGCAAAGTTGAAGAAGCTGTTTTAAAAATTCAAAACGAAATAATCGCCAAAAAATATGCTAAAGATGTAGATTATGGTTTGTTAGGGGATATTTATTTATTTTCAAAACAATATGCTAAGGCTGAAGAAAGTATTGAAAAAGCTATAAAAATGAATCCATCCGAATTGAGATATCATTTAATTTTAGCACATGTTTATTTATTTACCGATAGAGTTTCGGAAGCAAAGGATATTCATAAAATGTATAAAGATCAAAATATTTCATCTAAAGAAACTTGGATTAAACAAACCAATTACGATTTTGTAGAATTTGGATTAAAAGGATTTCCAACCGACAATTTCAAGAAAATATCACGAATTCTAGAATAA
- a CDS encoding TPM domain-containing protein, with the protein MSNSNVKLIFQILILFLAFSTKAQDSTYTAKVDRQTFWDNLPKPLNWTNDYENIFSDDEEAKLNQIIADFEKETTVEIAIVTIDTFKVSREKINDLSLHIARTWGVGKKEKSNGILIAISKGYRQLRIQNGDGITLVLSDDETAKIIRNQIIPYFKKEEYFEGTQAGLFEIIKLLKVRLK; encoded by the coding sequence ATGTCGAATTCAAATGTAAAATTAATTTTTCAGATTTTAATTTTGTTTTTAGCTTTTTCAACGAAAGCTCAAGACTCTACTTATACAGCTAAAGTTGATAGACAAACATTTTGGGATAATTTACCTAAACCGCTCAATTGGACAAACGATTACGAAAATATTTTTTCTGACGATGAAGAAGCTAAATTGAATCAAATTATAGCTGATTTTGAAAAAGAAACTACAGTTGAAATAGCGATAGTTACGATTGATACGTTCAAGGTATCTAGAGAAAAAATTAATGATTTATCGCTACATATTGCCAGAACTTGGGGTGTTGGAAAAAAAGAAAAATCGAATGGTATTTTAATCGCAATTTCTAAAGGATATAGGCAACTAAGAATTCAAAATGGTGATGGAATTACCCTTGTTTTATCGGATGATGAAACAGCGAAAATTATTCGAAATCAAATTATTCCATACTTTAAAAAAGAAGAATATTTTGAAGGAACCCAAGCAGGTTTATTTGAAATAATAAAATTATTGAAAGTTCGATTAAAATAA